The following DNA comes from Corynebacterium atrinae.
CAGACGGTGGCTTCGACGGGTCGGCTGAGCTCGACCGAGCCGAATTTGCAGAATATTCCCGTGCGCACTCCGGCTGGTCGCAAGATCCGTTCGGCGTTCGTGGTGGGCAAGGGCTTCGAGACGCTCCTGACGGCGGACTATTCCCAGATTGAGATGCGCGTCATGGCGCACCTGTCGCAGGATCCGGGGTTGATCGAGGCGTATCGCGAAGGCGAGGACCTGCACAACTTTGTTGGTTCCAAGGTCTTCGAGGTTCCGATTGATGAGGTCACGCCGGAGTTGCGTCGCCGCGTCAAGGCGATGTCTTACGGCCTCGTCTACGGCCTGTCGGCGTTCGGCCTCTCCCAGCAGCTCAATATTCCCGCCGGTGAGGCGAAGTCGATCATGGAGAGCTACTTCGAGCGTTTCGGCGGCGTCCAGCGCTACCTCGCTGAGGTCGTCGATCAGGCCCGCAAGGACGGCTACACCTCGACGCTGTTTGGGCGGCGCCGTTACCTGCCGGAGCTGACGTCGGATAACCGCGTGGCGCGGGAGAATGCGGAGCGCGCGGCGTTGAATGCGCCGATTCAGGGCACGGCCGCGGACATCATTAAGGTCGCGATGATCCGCGTCGATCGCTCACTGCGCGCGGCGGGCGTCACCTCCCGCGTCCTCCTCCAGGTGCACGACGAATTGGTCGTCGAGATTGCCCCGGGCGAGTTGGAGCAGGTCCGCGAGATCGTGGAGCACGAGATGGATCAGGCGATTACCCTGCGCGTGCCCTTGGAGGTCTCCGCGGGGCACGGTGCTAACTGGGACGAGGCTGCTCACTAGAGGTAACGGTGATGCCATCGTCGTCGATGGCAAAGTCAACGTCCAACAGCGTATCGACGACCGCGTCACCCAACCCCGCCAGCTCCCTCGCCGGGTGCGAGGTGGCTACGGCGAGCACACCGCCTCCGGCGGCGCGGCCCGCCTTCAGGCCCGCCGGGGCATCTTCAACCACGAGGCACCTGCTCGGCTCGAAGCCAAGCCGCGCTGCGGCGAGGAGGTAGCCCTCGGGGTCTGGCTTGCCGGTGGCGACATCATCGGCGTCGATGAGGATTTCAGGGACTGGTACCTCGGAGGCCTCCAGGCGGGCAACCATGAGTTCGCGGTCACCAGAGGTCACGGCCGCCCAGCGTTCCGGCGGCAGCGTGGTCAGCAGGTTCCTCACTCCGGGGAGAGCTGTCACCGAATGCAGCTCCGCGAGTTCGACGACCCGCATGTCGGCGAGGGCCTGATCGATGTCCTCCTCCGGGATGAACTCGGCGAGGGTGTCGCGGGTGCGGCGTCCGTGGCTCACGGCCATGATGGCATCGGCATCCACGCCCGCGCTGGCGGCCCAGGTGCGCCAGACCTTCTCTACTGCGGGAGTGGAGTCGACGAGGGTGCCGTCAATGTCGAAGAGGATGGCGTCATATTTCATGCGAGGTGTCCGTAATACTCGTAAAGCTTGTCCACATCGGAAGTGTCGCCGCTGAGGCGATCGAGGGTGAGGTGCCAGCACACGGCGTACTCGACTGCCTCCTTACCCACCAGGCCCTCGTGGAGCAGGCGGACGTTGCCCTCGCCGCACTTCCACGTCACAGTTGAAATTGGCAGACCCGGCCCGCTCCACGTGTGGACGAGCGTGCGAGGCACGTCTTTCACTAGAACCTCTCCCACTGCATTGCCGTCATCCCCGTAATGGAAATCAACGGTCCCGTCCTCGGACACCATGACGGCATAGACCGCGTTATAGATGTCTTCAACCGATCCCGGGAGGGAACGATCGAAACGAAGGGAATTGTTGGCGATGGAGCCAGCGCCTTCCGGGGTGATGTCGGGGCTTAAGTTCATGCCTCCACGATACCCAGCTGGGTGATAAAGATCGCCGAGCCAGGAAAGATCTGACCCCTCAGCGGCGACCACTGGCCCCACGTCTGAGTGAGGTGCTCCGGCCATTCGGGTTCGATGAGGTCGATGAGCTGAAATCCGGCAGAGTGAAGGGCACGAACCCAATCGCCCATGGTGCGGTGATACTCGGCATAGGTGACGGTGCCATGCTCGTCGGTTTCTACGTACTCCCGTTGGAAGTAGGGGATGGAGGCGACCAGGCCTTCGGGTCCAGGATCGTCGGGGAAGATCCACCGCATGGGGTGGTTGACCGAGAACACCAGGCGCCCGCCGGGGCGCAGGACTCGGGCGACGTCGATAAGCACGTGCGAAATATCAGGGACGAAGGGGAAGGCTCCGAAGGCGGAGAAGGCGACGTCGAAGGAATCATCGCGGTAGGGGAGAGCTTGCGCGTCGGCCTGGACCAAGGGGACACCTGGCTGTGCGCGCCGCAGCATCTCGCGCGAGAGGTCGAAACCGGTGACGAAGCCCACGCCATCCTCGGCCAACCAGGTGGAACAGGGTGCGGACCCGCACCCTATTTCCAGGACCTTGAGGGCGCGGACGTCGCCAAGCAATCGGGCGGAGGATTCCGCCAGCATTTCCGGCGACCAATGAAACCCGTCGAGATAGGAGGCGTGCTCCGCGTGATAGCGATCCGCATCACCATCCCACCACGCGCGGTTGGCCGTGGCTGATGTGTCGGATGTGGTCAAGGAAAACCTCCATGTCAGGGCGGTGTTTCGAAGCTTGCCGGGAAAGCACTTTCAGGGTACTGTGTCAAGGGCGTATCGCAGCTTTGAGGCGGGTTAGGTCAAAATGGGAGGGCCTGCACGACCTCAGGGTGTGATCAAAACTCGCATCACCGTGGGTTTTTGAGAGATTCGTTCCTGTCCACTTTCTATCTCCTATCCAACTCGGAGCAACTGAACACATGCCCAACACCAACACCCCTCAGGTTGCCATCAATGACATTGGCACCGCTGAGGATTTCCTCGCAGCAGTCGACGCCACGATCAAGTACTTCAACGATGGTGACATCGTCGAAGGCACCGTGGTCAAGGTCGACCGCGATGAGGTCCTGCTCGACATCGGATACAAGACCGAGGGCGTTATCCCGTCCCGCGAGCTGTCCATCAAGCACGATGTTGACCCGGACGAGGTCGTCCAGGTCGGCGATCAGATCGACGCACTCGTCCTCACCAAGGAGGACAAGGAAGGTCGGCTGATCCTCTCCAAGAAGCGTGCGCAGTACGAGCGCGCCTGGGGTGCCATCGAGAAGCTGCAGGAGAACGAGGAGCCGGTTACCGGTACCGTCATCGAGGTCGTCAAGGGCGGCCTCATCCTGGACATCGGCCTGCGTGGCTTCCTGCCCGCCTCCCTCGTGGAGATGCGTCGCGTCCGCGACCTGGATCCGTACATCGGCCAGGAGCTCGAAGCCAAGATCATCGAGCTGGACAAGCACCGCAACAACGTGGTCCTGTCCCGCCGCGCATGGCTCGAGCAGACCCAGTCTGAGGTCCGCTCTGAGTTCCTGCACCAGCTGCAGAAGGGCCAGGTCCGCAAGGGCGTCGTGTCCTCCATCGTCAACTTCGGCGCCTTCGTCGATCTCGGCGGAGTCGACGGCCTGGTTCACGTTTCCGAGCTGTCCTGGAAGCACATCGATCACCCGTCTGAGGTTGTCACCGTCGGCGATGAGGTCACCGTTGAGGTTCTCGACGTCGATCTCGACCGCGAGCGCGTGTCCCTCTCGCTGAAGGCCACCCAGGAAGACCCGTGGCGCGTGTTCGCACGCACCCACGCCGTCGGCCAGATCGTCCCCGGCAAGGTCACCAAGCTCGTCCCGTTCGGTGCGTTTGTTCGCGTCGAAGAGGGCATCGAGGGCCTCGTCCACATCTCCGAGCTGGCCCAGCGCCACGTCGAGGTCCCGGACCAGGTTGTCAACGTCGGCGAAGAGGCCATGGTCAAGGTCATCGACATCGACCTCGAGCGTCGCCGCATCTCCCTCTCCCTCAAGCAGGCAGATGAGGACTTCTCCGAGGAATTCGACCCGTCCAAGTACGGTATGGCCGACTCCTACGACGAGCAGGGCAACTACATCTTCCCCGAGGGCTTCGATCCTGAGACCAATGAATGGCTCGAGGGCTTCGAGGAGCAGCGTCAGGCGTGGGAGGCTCGTTACGCTGAGTCCGAGCGTCGCTTCCAGCTGCACACCGCTCAGATCGAGCGTTCCCGTGTTGCTGCCGCCGAGGCTGCCGAGCAGTCCGCCACCAACTACTCCTCCGAGACCGAAGATGCTGACGCTCCGGCATCCGAGGACATC
Coding sequences within:
- a CDS encoding HAD-IA family hydrolase, which encodes MKYDAILFDIDGTLVDSTPAVEKVWRTWAASAGVDADAIMAVSHGRRTRDTLAEFIPEEDIDQALADMRVVELAELHSVTALPGVRNLLTTLPPERWAAVTSGDRELMVARLEASEVPVPEILIDADDVATGKPDPEGYLLAAARLGFEPSRCLVVEDAPAGLKAGRAAGGGVLAVATSHPARELAGLGDAVVDTLLDVDFAIDDDGITVTSSEQPRPS
- a CDS encoding class I SAM-dependent methyltransferase, whose product is MTTSDTSATANRAWWDGDADRYHAEHASYLDGFHWSPEMLAESSARLLGDVRALKVLEIGCGSAPCSTWLAEDGVGFVTGFDLSREMLRRAQPGVPLVQADAQALPYRDDSFDVAFSAFGAFPFVPDISHVLIDVARVLRPGGRLVFSVNHPMRWIFPDDPGPEGLVASIPYFQREYVETDEHGTVTYAEYHRTMGDWVRALHSAGFQLIDLIEPEWPEHLTQTWGQWSPLRGQIFPGSAIFITQLGIVEA
- the rpsA gene encoding 30S ribosomal protein S1, which translates into the protein MPNTNTPQVAINDIGTAEDFLAAVDATIKYFNDGDIVEGTVVKVDRDEVLLDIGYKTEGVIPSRELSIKHDVDPDEVVQVGDQIDALVLTKEDKEGRLILSKKRAQYERAWGAIEKLQENEEPVTGTVIEVVKGGLILDIGLRGFLPASLVEMRRVRDLDPYIGQELEAKIIELDKHRNNVVLSRRAWLEQTQSEVRSEFLHQLQKGQVRKGVVSSIVNFGAFVDLGGVDGLVHVSELSWKHIDHPSEVVTVGDEVTVEVLDVDLDRERVSLSLKATQEDPWRVFARTHAVGQIVPGKVTKLVPFGAFVRVEEGIEGLVHISELAQRHVEVPDQVVNVGEEAMVKVIDIDLERRRISLSLKQADEDFSEEFDPSKYGMADSYDEQGNYIFPEGFDPETNEWLEGFEEQRQAWEARYAESERRFQLHTAQIERSRVAAAEAAEQSATNYSSETEDADAPASEDIAQVETTGGSLASDEQLAALREKLAGN